Proteins co-encoded in one Coriobacterium glomerans PW2 genomic window:
- the feoB gene encoding ferrous iron transport protein B: protein MATNVTNKGLDELPVGADALIASVDSDDIALRQHIFDMGLTPGTEVTMVKYAPMGDPLEICLRGYELTLRRADAARIRLADAHVRSSTPAERDRLAAVAHPAIGERSSRPHESGAALRVGAPLSLALAGNQNCGKTTLFNQLTGANQHVGNFPGVTVARKDGRMRNHPEVTLTDLPGIYSLSPYTGEEVVSRQFILNEHPSAIIDIVDASNIERNLYLTLQLMELERPLVIALNMMDEVAANGGTVDINVLESMLGVPVVPISAVRDEGIDELVEHAIHVARFQERPTQPDFCATEGRAIGATHRCIQAVAALIADHAERAGIPVRFAATKLIEGDHLVIEALGLECNESAAIEHIIAQMEAETGTDRLAALADMRFTFIEQICQASVICPRCSREHARSVAIDRLLTGRYTAIPVFAVIMGLVFWLTFGPLGSWMKELMQQLVDVFTRACAAGLLAAGVNSTVRSLVIDGVFVGVGTVLSFLPLIVILFLLLSLLEDSGYMARVAFVMDKVLRHLGLSGRSFVPMLVGFGCSVPAIMATRTLPSEHDRKMTVLLTPFISCSAKLPVYGLLCAAFFPDNTVIVMTSLYMIGILAGVIVAFVLRRTAFRGDPVPFIMELPNYRMPGPRTTLMLMWSKIKDFVTRAFTIIFIASVVIWFLQTFDFRLNVVADQSQSLLAALGGLLAPVFGPLGFGDWRASTALVTGLLAKESVISTLSVLLGSISGDALASLFTPASAYAFLVFTLLYPPCVAAISAVRNELGVRCALAMFALQCGIAWTVALVARILLRAIGLF, encoded by the coding sequence ATCGCAACGAACGTCACGAATAAGGGGCTTGACGAGCTCCCGGTCGGAGCCGATGCGCTGATCGCATCGGTCGATTCGGATGATATCGCGCTCAGGCAGCACATCTTCGACATGGGACTGACACCGGGCACCGAGGTGACCATGGTGAAATATGCGCCCATGGGCGACCCGCTCGAGATCTGCCTGCGCGGCTACGAGCTCACGCTGCGGCGGGCGGATGCCGCTCGCATCCGCCTTGCTGATGCTCATGTTCGCTCATCGACGCCGGCTGAGCGCGATCGTCTCGCCGCGGTGGCGCATCCGGCGATCGGCGAGCGCTCCAGCCGTCCGCACGAGAGCGGCGCAGCCCTTCGCGTTGGAGCGCCGCTCTCTCTGGCGCTCGCGGGAAATCAGAATTGCGGCAAGACCACGCTGTTCAACCAGCTGACCGGAGCGAACCAGCATGTTGGCAACTTCCCCGGTGTGACGGTCGCGCGCAAGGACGGGCGCATGCGCAACCATCCCGAGGTGACACTCACCGATCTGCCGGGAATCTACTCGCTTTCGCCCTATACCGGTGAGGAGGTTGTGAGCAGGCAGTTCATCTTGAATGAGCATCCGAGTGCCATCATCGATATCGTGGACGCCTCCAACATCGAGCGCAACCTCTATCTGACGCTCCAGCTCATGGAGCTGGAGCGACCTCTCGTCATCGCGCTCAACATGATGGACGAGGTGGCGGCAAACGGGGGCACCGTCGATATCAATGTTCTCGAGAGCATGCTCGGGGTGCCGGTCGTTCCGATCTCCGCCGTGAGAGACGAGGGCATCGACGAGCTGGTGGAGCATGCCATTCATGTCGCGCGCTTTCAGGAGCGGCCCACGCAGCCGGACTTCTGCGCGACCGAGGGTCGAGCCATCGGCGCGACGCATCGCTGCATTCAGGCCGTCGCGGCTCTCATAGCCGACCACGCCGAGCGCGCCGGCATCCCGGTGCGCTTCGCCGCGACCAAACTCATCGAGGGCGATCACCTCGTGATCGAGGCTCTTGGGCTCGAGTGCAACGAGAGCGCGGCCATCGAGCACATCATTGCACAGATGGAGGCGGAGACAGGCACCGATCGCTTGGCGGCATTGGCTGATATGCGCTTCACGTTCATCGAGCAGATTTGTCAGGCGAGCGTCATCTGTCCGCGCTGCAGCCGCGAGCACGCGCGTTCGGTTGCGATCGATCGCCTGCTCACAGGTCGCTACACGGCCATCCCGGTGTTCGCGGTGATCATGGGACTCGTTTTTTGGCTGACGTTCGGCCCGTTGGGTTCATGGATGAAGGAGCTGATGCAGCAACTCGTCGATGTGTTCACGCGGGCCTGTGCTGCCGGTCTGCTCGCAGCAGGTGTCAACTCGACGGTTCGCTCACTGGTGATCGACGGCGTTTTCGTCGGCGTGGGCACCGTGCTGTCGTTTCTGCCGCTCATCGTGATTTTGTTTCTGCTGCTTTCGCTGCTGGAGGACTCAGGTTACATGGCCCGCGTCGCTTTCGTAATGGACAAGGTACTGCGTCACCTCGGCCTTTCCGGTCGAAGCTTCGTTCCGATGCTCGTCGGCTTCGGTTGCAGCGTGCCGGCTATCATGGCCACAAGGACGCTTCCGTCTGAGCATGATCGAAAGATGACGGTCCTGTTGACGCCATTTATAAGCTGTTCAGCGAAGCTGCCGGTCTATGGCCTTCTCTGTGCGGCCTTCTTTCCGGACAACACCGTCATCGTGATGACATCGCTGTATATGATCGGGATTCTCGCAGGCGTGATCGTCGCGTTCGTGTTGAGACGCACGGCCTTCCGAGGCGATCCGGTGCCGTTCATCATGGAGCTGCCGAACTATCGGATGCCCGGTCCGCGCACGACTCTCATGCTCATGTGGAGCAAAATCAAAGATTTCGTGACGCGAGCCTTCACGATCATCTTCATCGCGAGCGTGGTCATCTGGTTTCTGCAGACCTTCGATTTCCGGTTGAATGTGGTGGCAGATCAGTCGCAGAGCCTGCTCGCTGCGCTGGGTGGTCTTCTCGCGCCCGTCTTCGGACCGCTTGGATTCGGCGATTGGCGCGCATCCACAGCGCTGGTCACCGGACTTCTGGCAAAGGAGAGCGTCATCTCGACATTGAGCGTGCTGCTCGGTTCGATATCCGGCGATGCGCTCGCCTCTTTGTTCACCCCTGCCAGCGCGTACGCCTTCTTGGTGTTCACGCTGCTGTATCCACCCTGCGTCGCCGCCATCAGCGCCGTGCGCAACGAGCTGGGCGTCCGCTGCGCACTCGCCATGTTTGCGCTGCAATGCGGAATCGCTTGGACGGTGGCGCTCGTGGCGCGCATCCTGCTTCGCGCAATCGGACTCTTTTAG
- a CDS encoding HAD family hydrolase, with protein MDTKSRQEHGRSAAIESVIFDMGGVLMTFDGLAFARVFAENEDDARLLDAALFGRTEWALLDAGAISHQTMARVAAEHLPRRLRPNLDALIAGWPAHSRPIEETNRLALDLKTRGLGIYVLSNASTRIEEQLSRAPVHPALDGWMASAFEHIMKPDPDIYRLLAHRFGLDVATCLFVDDNADNCIGAEIAGMRAHHFTGDACALAETIDRLARPARSL; from the coding sequence ATGGACACGAAGTCAAGACAGGAGCACGGTCGGTCCGCTGCAATCGAGAGCGTCATATTCGATATGGGCGGCGTGCTCATGACCTTCGACGGCCTCGCTTTCGCCCGAGTCTTCGCTGAAAACGAGGACGACGCGCGGCTGCTCGACGCGGCGTTGTTCGGTAGAACGGAATGGGCGCTGCTCGACGCGGGTGCGATCAGCCATCAAACCATGGCGCGAGTCGCCGCCGAGCACCTGCCGCGGCGGCTTCGACCGAATCTTGACGCTCTCATCGCCGGATGGCCGGCCCATTCGCGGCCGATCGAGGAGACGAACCGCCTCGCCCTCGATCTCAAGACACGCGGGCTCGGCATCTATGTTTTGTCCAACGCCTCGACCCGCATCGAGGAGCAGCTTTCCCGCGCCCCGGTTCACCCGGCGCTGGATGGGTGGATGGCATCCGCCTTCGAGCACATCATGAAGCCCGATCCGGATATCTATCGCTTGCTCGCGCATCGTTTCGGCCTAGATGTCGCCACATGTCTGTTTGTTGACGATAATGCCGACAACTGCATCGGCGCCGAGATCGCCGGCATGCGCGCGCATCACTTCACCGGAGATGCATGCGCGCTGGCAGAGACGATCGATCGACTTGCGAGGCCCGCTCGGTCCCTCTAG
- a CDS encoding tyrosine-protein phosphatase, whose amino-acid sequence MTHSNDAQLPDYVELPARQGPAGREAYGWIDFSKLPNTRDLGGLIGADGRRVKSRLLLRSGALGFASDEDLDRLRDEYRLALVVDLRNDTERSEVPDPMDHFPEARYLQADILSKETLGITQEKATRQVAEMRRAVEERDSERFMALLYPQMLFSDSGMKGYREMFEAIIGTERGAALWHCYVGRDRCGLGSILIESALGVSMRDMETDYLATNRYAPVEMSRDTPASHTSFKSASDAVANEYGDYLGYIEHALKISKSGIADMRARFLERR is encoded by the coding sequence GTGACACATAGCAATGACGCACAGCTGCCGGATTACGTCGAGCTGCCTGCGAGACAGGGCCCGGCGGGGCGGGAGGCATATGGGTGGATCGATTTCAGCAAGCTGCCCAACACCCGCGATCTGGGAGGTCTGATCGGTGCCGACGGGCGTCGCGTCAAATCGAGGCTGCTGCTTCGCTCGGGTGCACTCGGCTTCGCCTCGGACGAGGACCTCGACCGTCTGCGCGACGAATATCGATTGGCCCTCGTCGTCGATCTGAGAAACGACACCGAGCGCTCCGAGGTCCCAGATCCTATGGATCACTTTCCCGAAGCGCGTTACCTGCAGGCGGATATCCTGTCGAAAGAGACGCTCGGCATCACGCAGGAGAAGGCGACCAGACAAGTCGCCGAGATGCGGCGCGCCGTCGAGGAGCGCGACTCCGAGCGGTTCATGGCTCTGCTGTATCCCCAGATGCTGTTCAGCGATTCGGGCATGAAGGGCTACCGCGAGATGTTCGAGGCGATCATCGGCACCGAGCGGGGCGCAGCGCTGTGGCACTGCTACGTTGGCCGGGATCGCTGCGGGTTGGGCTCGATACTCATCGAGTCGGCACTGGGAGTCTCCATGCGCGATATGGAGACTGATTATCTGGCGACGAATCGCTACGCCCCCGTGGAGATGAGCCGTGACACGCCGGCGAGTCACACCTCGTTCAAGTCCGCATCCGATGCGGTCGCCAACGAATACGGCGATTACCTCGGCTATATCGAGCACGCGCTCAAAATCTCGAAAAGCGGTATCGCCGATATGCGCGCACGTTTTCTGGAGCGTCGCTAG
- a CDS encoding ABC transporter ATP-binding protein, with product MLEIAHVSKTFNAATVNERRALIDVNLQLDEGEFATVIGGNGAGKSTLLNMIAGVDPIDAGTISLDGMDISRLSEAARARYLGRVFQDPMKGTAADMQIVENLALARRRGRRRGLAWGVTRAERASYSELLASLDLGLESRLSCKVGLMSGGQRQALTLLMATLTQPKLLLLDEHTAALDPKTAMKVLDLTERIIAEHNLCALMVTHNMHDAIRLGNRLIMMHAGSVIFEASGAEKRALSVSDLLQKFEAAAGGAFANDRMLLS from the coding sequence ATGCTCGAGATCGCTCATGTCTCCAAGACCTTCAACGCAGCCACCGTCAATGAGAGGCGCGCGCTGATCGATGTGAATCTTCAGCTCGACGAAGGGGAGTTCGCGACCGTCATCGGTGGCAACGGCGCGGGGAAGTCGACGCTCCTGAACATGATCGCCGGAGTCGATCCGATCGATGCGGGGACGATCAGCCTGGATGGCATGGACATATCGAGACTCAGCGAGGCCGCCCGGGCTCGCTACCTCGGCCGGGTTTTTCAAGATCCCATGAAAGGAACCGCCGCGGACATGCAGATCGTTGAGAATCTCGCCCTCGCTCGACGTCGAGGGCGACGTCGCGGGCTCGCGTGGGGCGTCACGCGAGCGGAGCGTGCTTCATATTCCGAACTGCTCGCCTCGCTCGATCTCGGTCTCGAGAGCAGACTCTCCTGCAAGGTCGGACTCATGTCCGGCGGTCAGCGACAGGCGCTCACGCTGCTCATGGCGACGCTGACTCAACCCAAGCTCCTCCTGCTTGACGAACACACCGCCGCGCTCGACCCCAAGACCGCGATGAAGGTTCTCGATCTGACCGAGCGCATCATCGCCGAGCACAACTTGTGCGCGCTCATGGTGACGCATAACATGCACGATGCTATCCGCCTCGGAAATCGACTCATCATGATGCACGCGGGATCTGTCATCTTTGAGGCGTCCGGCGCGGAGAAGCGCGCGCTCAGCGTGTCGGATCTGCTTCAGAAGTTCGAGGCGGCCGCCGGAGGCGCTTTCGCGAACGACCGCATGCTTCTGAGCTGA
- a CDS encoding ABC transporter permease — translation MLLALQGAVSQGILWGIMALGVLITYKLLDIPDLTVDGSFALGGCVCATLVVSGTDPWLALIGALLAGAAAGAVTGILHAVLEIPAILAGILTMIGLWSINLRVMGKSNTPLLRCATIFTRIQQVSGLSATAVAALVGIVLAVALIVALYWFFGTEIGSALRATGANEDMVRALGVNTRITKIIGLMLANGLVGLSGGLISQSQRYADIGMGTGAIVIGLAAIVIGEVLGRLGPGGLRAFGSRLIAAVAGSVAYFLVRAVVLQLGMNANDMKLLSAAIVVIALSVPVMVEKMQLKRRYRRACRLRGGER, via the coding sequence ATGCTGCTGGCATTGCAGGGCGCGGTTTCTCAGGGAATCCTCTGGGGCATCATGGCTCTGGGGGTCCTCATCACGTACAAGCTGCTGGACATTCCCGATCTGACCGTGGATGGCAGCTTCGCGCTCGGGGGCTGCGTCTGCGCGACACTCGTCGTCTCCGGTACCGATCCCTGGCTTGCGCTGATCGGGGCACTGCTGGCCGGAGCCGCCGCCGGTGCGGTCACCGGTATCCTTCATGCGGTGCTCGAGATCCCCGCGATCCTTGCCGGCATCCTGACCATGATCGGATTGTGGTCGATCAACCTGCGCGTCATGGGCAAGTCGAACACGCCACTGCTCAGATGTGCCACGATCTTCACCCGGATCCAGCAGGTGAGCGGGCTGTCCGCGACCGCTGTCGCCGCGCTTGTCGGCATCGTGCTCGCGGTCGCGCTCATCGTCGCGCTCTACTGGTTCTTCGGTACCGAGATCGGCAGCGCGCTGCGCGCGACCGGTGCGAACGAGGATATGGTGCGAGCTCTCGGTGTGAACACGAGGATCACCAAGATAATCGGTCTCATGCTCGCCAACGGTCTCGTGGGCTTATCCGGTGGGCTCATCAGTCAGAGTCAGAGATACGCCGATATAGGCATGGGTACCGGTGCCATCGTCATCGGTCTCGCCGCCATCGTGATCGGTGAGGTGCTCGGCCGGCTCGGCCCCGGTGGGCTGAGAGCCTTCGGCAGCCGCTTGATCGCGGCCGTCGCGGGATCAGTCGCGTACTTTCTCGTTCGCGCTGTCGTGCTTCAGCTCGGGATGAATGCGAACGACATGAAGCTGCTGTCTGCCGCGATCGTCGTGATCGCCCTGAGCGTACCGGTCATGGTGGAGAAAATGCAGCTCAAGAGGAGATACAGGCGGGCCTGCCGCCTGAGGGGAGGGGAGCGCTGA
- a CDS encoding ABC transporter substrate-binding protein, producing the protein MRRHISAGGRICAAAYIAAVTLIIAIALSACGIASETDFSRGDAAHARFRIGVLQFTEHSAMDQASAGFVSALDDAGISYRIDHQSAQGDQSGCQTICEKLVNDEDDLIFALGTQAAQSAASATPDIPIVGSAITDYAEAGLVESNDSPNTNVTGTSDLTPVADQIELLHTLLPDAKTVGLLYCSGESNSAEQIKMAEEACDKRGLSTKRYTVSSSNEIQQVVESMAGEVDAIYTPTDNTIAAGMSTVSMVATERHLPVIVGSDTMVEDGGLASFSIDYHDLGYKAGQMAVKILTGGADPQDMAIEHLTAEECRLVINKQAARELGVDLSRLKEREYTML; encoded by the coding sequence ATGAGGCGACACATATCAGCTGGCGGCAGGATCTGTGCCGCAGCTTATATCGCGGCGGTGACGCTGATCATAGCGATCGCGCTGAGCGCATGCGGGATCGCATCTGAAACGGATTTTTCGCGAGGCGACGCCGCACATGCGAGGTTCCGCATCGGCGTGCTTCAATTCACCGAGCACAGCGCTATGGATCAGGCCAGCGCGGGTTTCGTCAGCGCCCTCGACGACGCGGGGATCTCCTACCGCATCGATCATCAGAGCGCCCAAGGCGATCAATCCGGCTGCCAGACGATCTGTGAGAAGCTCGTCAACGACGAGGATGACCTCATTTTCGCGCTCGGCACCCAAGCTGCCCAGTCCGCGGCGTCTGCGACACCCGATATCCCGATCGTCGGCTCCGCTATCACAGATTATGCCGAGGCGGGGCTCGTCGAATCGAACGATAGTCCGAACACCAACGTCACGGGCACCTCAGATCTGACACCGGTTGCCGATCAGATAGAGCTTCTCCATACCTTGCTGCCGGATGCGAAGACCGTCGGGCTGCTGTATTGCTCTGGCGAGAGCAATTCGGCCGAGCAGATCAAGATGGCTGAGGAGGCCTGCGACAAGCGCGGCCTTTCAACCAAGCGCTACACCGTATCGAGTTCAAATGAGATTCAGCAGGTGGTCGAGTCTATGGCCGGTGAGGTCGATGCCATCTACACACCGACCGACAATACGATCGCCGCCGGCATGTCCACGGTTTCCATGGTGGCGACCGAGAGGCACCTGCCTGTGATCGTCGGCAGCGATACCATGGTTGAGGATGGCGGGCTCGCCTCATTCAGCATCGATTACCATGATCTGGGCTACAAGGCAGGGCAGATGGCTGTTAAAATCCTGACCGGTGGCGCCGATCCACAGGATATGGCGATCGAGCATCTCACGGCAGAGGAATGCCGCCTTGTTATCAACAAGCAGGCTGCTCGGGAGCTCGGTGTCGATCTGTCGAGACTCAAGGAGCGAGAGTACACGATGCTCTGA
- the asnS gene encoding asparagine--tRNA ligase, whose amino-acid sequence MNRTKIARIYTDAESLGGELVTVAGWVRSIRDMKNFGFITINDGSSFRDLQIVMNRDQLDNYDEIAHQNVSAALVATGVVKLTPDAPQPFELTAETIRVEGASAPDYPLQKKRATVEYLRTQQHLRPRTNLFRAVFRIRSVTAAAIHRFFQERGFVYVNTPIITANDAEGAGEMFHVTTIDPMNPPLSPNGEIDWSKDFFGVPASLTVSGQLNAENFAMAFGDVYTFGPTFRAENSNTARHAAEFWMVEPEMAFADLADDMDLAEQMLKFLISEVQRLCPDELAMLNRFVDKGLMERLSHVAASTFARVTYTRAIEILQAAVEAGENFEYPVSWGIDLQTEHERYLTERHFKRPTFVSDYPAQIKAFYMRMNDDGKTVAAMDCLVPGIGEIIGGSQREERLDRLERRIADLGMDAEQYRPYLDLRRYGTNRHAGFGLGFERMVMYLTGVSNIRDVLPHPRTVGNAEF is encoded by the coding sequence GTGAATCGCACTAAAATCGCCCGAATCTATACAGATGCCGAGAGTCTCGGTGGTGAGCTGGTCACCGTCGCGGGTTGGGTGAGATCCATTCGCGATATGAAGAACTTCGGGTTCATCACGATCAACGACGGCAGCAGCTTTCGCGATCTGCAGATCGTCATGAATCGGGATCAACTCGACAATTATGATGAGATAGCGCATCAGAATGTTTCTGCGGCTCTTGTGGCCACAGGGGTCGTGAAGCTCACACCTGATGCCCCCCAGCCGTTTGAGCTGACTGCCGAGACCATTCGCGTCGAGGGCGCCTCGGCTCCGGACTATCCGCTTCAAAAAAAGCGTGCGACCGTCGAGTATCTGCGAACGCAGCAGCATCTTCGTCCGAGGACCAATCTGTTTCGAGCGGTGTTTCGCATTCGCTCCGTCACCGCCGCAGCGATCCATCGCTTTTTCCAAGAACGCGGATTCGTCTATGTGAACACGCCGATCATCACGGCGAACGACGCCGAGGGCGCCGGCGAGATGTTCCATGTGACAACGATCGATCCGATGAATCCCCCGCTCTCACCGAACGGAGAGATCGACTGGAGCAAAGACTTCTTCGGGGTTCCCGCCTCACTCACCGTTTCGGGTCAGCTGAACGCTGAGAACTTCGCCATGGCTTTCGGGGATGTGTACACATTCGGCCCGACCTTTCGAGCTGAGAACTCTAACACCGCACGCCATGCGGCGGAGTTCTGGATGGTCGAGCCCGAGATGGCCTTTGCCGATCTCGCCGATGACATGGATCTGGCAGAGCAGATGCTGAAGTTTCTGATCAGCGAAGTCCAGCGCCTGTGCCCCGACGAGCTCGCCATGCTCAATCGTTTCGTGGATAAAGGGCTGATGGAACGGCTCAGCCATGTGGCGGCCTCAACGTTCGCGCGTGTGACCTACACGCGCGCCATCGAGATATTGCAGGCTGCGGTCGAGGCGGGAGAGAATTTCGAGTACCCTGTCTCATGGGGTATCGACCTGCAGACCGAGCACGAACGGTATCTCACGGAGCGTCATTTCAAGAGGCCGACGTTCGTGAGCGACTATCCCGCGCAGATCAAGGCGTTCTACATGCGTATGAACGATGACGGAAAGACCGTCGCCGCCATGGATTGTCTGGTGCCGGGCATCGGCGAGATCATCGGGGGCAGTCAGCGCGAGGAGCGCCTCGACAGACTCGAGCGTCGTATAGCCGATCTGGGCATGGATGCCGAGCAGTATCGCCCTTACCTGGATCTGCGTCGCTATGGAACAAACAGGCATGCGGGCTTCGGGCTCGGGTTCGAGCGCATGGTGATGTATCTCACCGGCGTCTCGAACATCCGCGATGTGTTGCCGCATCCGCGCACCGTGGGCAACGCGGAGTTCTAG
- the rplA gene encoding 50S ribosomal protein L1, with protein MSKHGKRYRGAAEKIDSTELYAPLRAVRLLKEVATAKFDETVEGHFRLGVDTRKADQNIRGSISLPHGTGKTVRIAVFAEGDKAREAEEAGADIVGSDDLVAAIQGGEIMFDAAIATPNMMAKVGRIGKILGPRGLMPNPKLGTVTMDVAKMVSELKAGRVEYRADRYGICHVPLGRVSFDVATLVENYAALYTEILRVKPSSAKGRYVKSIALSSTMGPAIKVDPAVQRDFMEE; from the coding sequence ATGTCAAAGCACGGAAAAAGGTATCGCGGCGCAGCCGAGAAGATCGATTCGACAGAGCTTTACGCGCCGTTACGTGCCGTGAGGCTCCTCAAGGAGGTCGCGACGGCCAAGTTCGATGAGACGGTCGAGGGGCATTTTCGTCTCGGTGTCGACACGCGCAAGGCCGATCAGAACATTCGCGGCAGCATCTCGCTGCCTCATGGCACGGGCAAGACCGTGCGCATCGCCGTGTTCGCCGAGGGCGACAAGGCGCGCGAGGCCGAGGAGGCCGGTGCCGATATCGTCGGTTCCGATGACCTGGTCGCTGCGATTCAGGGCGGAGAGATCATGTTCGATGCGGCTATCGCCACGCCGAACATGATGGCAAAGGTCGGTCGCATCGGTAAGATCTTGGGCCCACGCGGTCTCATGCCCAATCCGAAGCTCGGAACCGTGACCATGGACGTCGCCAAGATGGTTTCAGAGCTCAAGGCGGGTCGCGTCGAGTATCGTGCGGATCGGTACGGCATCTGCCATGTGCCGCTGGGCCGTGTCTCGTTTGATGTCGCGACGCTCGTTGAGAATTACGCGGCTCTGTACACGGAGATTCTGCGCGTGAAGCCCTCCTCGGCGAAGGGGCGCTATGTGAAAAGCATCGCGCTCTCCTCTACGATGGGGCCCGCCATCAAGGTCGATCCGGCTGTTCAGCGCGATTTCATGGAGGAATAG
- the rplK gene encoding 50S ribosomal protein L11 produces the protein MAQKKVQTVVKLQIPGGQMTPAPPIGPVLGAAQVNIMQFTQAFNAATADKIGDIIPVEITVYEDRSFTFITKTPPAAHLIKKELGIKSGSGVPQRDKVGELSQEQLTKIAEIKMPDLNANDIEAAKRIIAGTARSMGVTIAE, from the coding sequence ATGGCTCAGAAAAAGGTTCAAACCGTAGTCAAGCTTCAGATCCCCGGCGGGCAGATGACCCCGGCTCCTCCCATCGGGCCGGTGCTCGGTGCAGCTCAGGTGAACATCATGCAGTTCACCCAGGCGTTCAATGCGGCAACAGCTGACAAGATCGGCGATATCATCCCGGTTGAGATCACCGTCTACGAGGATCGCTCCTTCACGTTCATCACCAAGACGCCGCCCGCGGCGCATCTCATCAAGAAGGAGCTCGGCATCAAGAGCGGTTCGGGTGTTCCGCAGCGCGACAAGGTCGGCGAGCTCTCGCAGGAGCAGCTGACAAAGATCGCCGAGATCAAGATGCCCGATCTCAATGCGAACGATATCGAGGCCGCCAAGCGGATCATTGCCGGCACGGCGCGCTCGATGGGCGTGACGATCGCCGAATAG
- the nusG gene encoding transcription termination/antitermination protein NusG — MSKRWYVVHTYSGYENRVKSDLERRIESMGMQDRIFDIEIPIEHVTEIKEGGHRETKDAKIFPGYVLVRMEMDDDAWTCVRNTPGVTGFLGANGKPAPLSRDEFNKMMRRSSKGEAPKRTAVGLEVGTTVRVTSGPLADFDGQVAEVNAEAGKVKVILLIFGRETPVELSFDQVAAIS; from the coding sequence ATGTCCAAACGCTGGTATGTCGTTCATACCTACTCGGGGTATGAGAATCGCGTCAAATCCGATCTCGAACGTCGGATCGAGAGCATGGGCATGCAGGATCGCATCTTCGACATTGAGATTCCCATCGAACATGTGACCGAGATCAAGGAGGGCGGCCATCGCGAGACGAAGGACGCCAAGATCTTCCCCGGTTACGTGCTCGTTCGCATGGAGATGGACGATGACGCGTGGACATGTGTCCGAAATACCCCAGGCGTTACGGGATTTCTCGGAGCGAACGGCAAGCCCGCGCCGCTATCGCGTGACGAGTTCAACAAGATGATGCGCCGCTCGAGCAAGGGTGAGGCACCCAAGCGCACGGCTGTCGGGCTTGAGGTCGGCACGACGGTGCGGGTCACATCCGGTCCGCTGGCGGACTTCGATGGACAGGTCGCCGAGGTCAACGCCGAGGCTGGCAAAGTCAAGGTCATCTTGCTCATCTTCGGCCGCGAGACTCCCGTCGAGCTGTCGTTTGATCAGGTCGCCGCGATCTCGTAG
- the secE gene encoding preprotein translocase subunit SecE has translation MATRKSKRKGSQSKGKASTAVPAGDSTKKAVSGKSVETAAAKYADAKPSKSAKSVKSAKGKSAAKPKSKANAKIAKAKKNKKPNIFVRFKRYIGSIRTEMRRVTWPTKKELINYSIAVCASLVVVGIVIALLDTVIGQGLVLFSGLRG, from the coding sequence ATGGCCACCAGAAAAAGCAAGAGAAAGGGCTCTCAGAGCAAGGGAAAGGCGTCCACCGCCGTCCCTGCAGGCGATAGCACGAAGAAGGCTGTTTCCGGTAAGTCTGTCGAGACCGCAGCGGCCAAGTACGCTGATGCCAAGCCCTCAAAGTCTGCCAAATCGGTCAAGTCGGCCAAGGGCAAGTCCGCCGCGAAGCCGAAGTCCAAGGCGAACGCGAAAATCGCCAAGGCCAAGAAGAACAAGAAGCCGAATATCTTTGTTCGCTTCAAGCGCTACATCGGCTCGATTCGCACTGAGATGCGCCGCGTGACATGGCCGACGAAAAAGGAGCTCATCAATTACTCCATCGCGGTGTGCGCCTCTCTTGTGGTGGTCGGCATCGTGATCGCACTGCTCGACACCGTGATCGGTCAGGGCCTCGTGCTCTTTTCCGGATTGAGAGGCTAG
- the rpmG gene encoding 50S ribosomal protein L33: MRTLVTLACTECKRRNYTTTKNKATMPDRMEIKKYCPWCRHHTLHKETR, translated from the coding sequence ATGCGTACATTAGTCACCCTGGCGTGCACTGAGTGCAAGCGGCGGAACTACACGACGACCAAGAACAAGGCGACCATGCCCGATCGCATGGAGATCAAGAAGTACTGCCCTTGGTGCCGTCATCACACGCTGCACAAAGAGACGCGCTAG